A section of the Microbacterium forte genome encodes:
- the efeO gene encoding iron uptake system protein EfeO, translated as MTTSRRILGAVAAAGAAALVLSGCVAKSDVAAGAAFDVSSTDSECAVSATTAESGTLTFDVTNDSGQTSEFYLLADDGLRIVGEVENIAPSASRTLTVVAQPGKYFTLCKPGMIGEGVGKSEFTVTGDRVAVEGEDADQKQQAVDLYAAFVKDQVGQLVPSVDEFVAAYESGDDETARALFPQTRAFYERIEPVAEALGTLDPRIDYREVDAVAEGLDWTGFHRIEKDLWVPAQDALNADGETPAWQDWAPSTTEERAGYGDQLLADVQELYDYVHSDDFTTALDDQGIGGISNGAIALLDEVATGKISGEEDWWSGTDLYDFAANVEGSKMAFSLVQDFATAQGDDGAALVTEIQDGYAALDESLAAHGSLEAGFVGYAELTDADKREFTDLINALAEPLSQLTGTVLD; from the coding sequence ATGACCACCTCTCGCCGAATCCTCGGTGCTGTCGCCGCAGCCGGCGCGGCAGCACTCGTTCTCAGCGGCTGCGTCGCCAAGAGCGATGTCGCAGCAGGCGCCGCGTTCGACGTCTCGTCGACCGACTCCGAGTGCGCGGTCTCTGCGACGACTGCCGAGAGCGGCACCCTCACGTTCGACGTGACGAACGACAGCGGCCAGACCTCGGAGTTCTACCTGCTCGCCGACGACGGACTGCGCATCGTGGGCGAGGTCGAGAACATCGCGCCATCCGCCTCCCGCACACTCACCGTGGTGGCGCAGCCGGGCAAGTACTTCACCCTGTGCAAGCCGGGGATGATCGGCGAGGGCGTCGGCAAGTCGGAGTTCACGGTGACCGGAGACCGCGTCGCGGTCGAGGGTGAGGATGCCGACCAGAAGCAGCAGGCCGTCGACCTCTACGCGGCGTTCGTGAAGGACCAGGTCGGACAGCTCGTGCCGTCCGTCGACGAGTTCGTCGCCGCCTACGAGTCGGGCGACGACGAGACCGCTCGCGCGCTCTTCCCGCAGACTCGGGCCTTCTACGAGCGCATCGAGCCCGTCGCCGAGGCTCTCGGCACCCTCGATCCTCGCATCGACTACCGAGAGGTCGACGCTGTGGCCGAGGGTCTCGACTGGACCGGCTTCCACCGCATCGAGAAGGACCTCTGGGTGCCGGCGCAGGACGCCCTCAACGCCGACGGCGAGACACCGGCCTGGCAGGACTGGGCGCCCTCGACGACCGAGGAGCGCGCCGGTTACGGTGACCAGCTGCTCGCAGACGTTCAGGAGCTCTACGACTACGTGCACTCCGACGACTTCACGACCGCTCTGGACGACCAGGGGATCGGCGGGATCTCGAACGGTGCGATCGCGCTGCTCGACGAGGTCGCGACCGGCAAGATCTCCGGAGAAGAGGACTGGTGGTCGGGAACCGACCTCTACGACTTCGCGGCCAACGTCGAGGGCTCCAAGATGGCCTTCTCCCTCGTGCAGGACTTCGCCACCGCGCAGGGCGATGACGGCGCCGCGCTCGTCACCGAGATCCAGGACGGATACGCGGCTCTCGACGAGTCGCTGGCAGCCCACGGTTCGCTCGAGGCGGGCTTCGTCGGTTACGCGGAGCTGACCGACGCCGACAAGCGCGAGTTCACCGACCTCATCAACGCTCTCGCCGAGCCGCTGTCGCAGCTCACCGGCACAGTCCTCGACTGA